A single region of the Mercenaria mercenaria strain notata chromosome 6, MADL_Memer_1, whole genome shotgun sequence genome encodes:
- the LOC123531175 gene encoding trichohyalin-like, producing the protein MEDQTTDRDIRMRQRDARRQEQERLEEKQKQRDRLRQDLAEIENERQRLLSQRRNQQRRLEMIHSCDPFFYEVERPRIGAERLNISNPEQQINTGTRQILDRGIVQPRFVKQHNEDLGSYMDLISPEPENIPTATHGIGISGNEHESDNDRRQAIAQTYQATNRNLDFASGSLNMTEDIHKMHGQLNQVIDRDDIRQSIRRDVLHIDQPRQESNLDFHIDRDRYRDIEYNADDISYRTRSRVAESTRIDAETHVNGDKVDVSIETDKLEAKLRQLSIRKDTNLDINSLQRGAELPDHRKEHKNITPVGIGMNPEIKDTRSQLKFIDRKFREHSDINVRGELNDDNSNTSIKSEKFSILQQIEKKKMELQELLLIQENTEKQLKIEEERRLIELEKQRKMLHMLTERERVMDEREQKLKDDERDLLLKFEELKRIKQDVVKSEEEQFVQYKAIERNIITKNEALNKRESDLRKKEEIVKELQQKLVPEVKKETIIQQTPEISPFSGDEAKPKSEVTLNEWKAEIRSLIATALYPEKMITQAVRKSLKGQAKKVLLNLDPNARAEEIIERTEDIFGDMSSKQTIFTEFYTASQKPDESIADWGLRLEEILIKASTKKSITPDERNEMLKDKFWRSLYSKDIKNAVRTSFESGDSFEMLRRKARAEEHETKISAIKADIALPKQDETAKAADKQTELLEAMMKQMAELNKKVEDYRKENESKPQDEHRNRRYGGYNRWNGPRDFNRWNGSRDYNRGANSYRNRFDDRSHKLKEQSPDTDKKQEEKKGDMKVKEEKKQNSEKELN; encoded by the coding sequence ATGGAAGATCAAACAACAGATAGAGATATCAGAATGAGACAGCGAGATGCTAGACGACAGGAACAGGAGAGATTAGAGGAAAAACAGAAGCAAAGAGATAGATTGAGACAAGATTTAGCTGAAATAGAAAATGAAAGGCAGAGATTGTTATCTCAGAGAAGAAATCAACAGCGACGTTTAGAAATGATTCATAGTTGTGATCCTTTCTTTTATGAAGTCGAGCGGCCAAGAATAGGTGCAGAAAGGCTTAATATAAGCAACCCTGAACAGCAAATAAATACGGGAACCAGACAAATATTAGACAGAGGAATTGTGCAACCACGTTTCGTGAAGCAACACAATGAGGACCTCGGAAGTTATATGGACCTAATAAGTCCTgaaccagaaaatataccaaCTGCCACACACGGTATAGGAATAAGTGGAAACGAACATGAAAGCGATAATGATAGGAGACAAGCAATTGCTCAGACTTATCAAGCAACAAACAGAAATTTAGATTTCGCTTCAGGCAGTTTGAACATGACTGAGGACATACATAAAATGCATGGTCAATTAAACCAAGTCATAGATAGGGATGATATCCGTCAGAGCATTAGGAGAGACGTTTTACATATCGATCAGCCAAGACAAGAGTCTAATTTAGACTTTCATATTGATAGAGATAGATATAGAGATATAGAATATAATGCAGACGACATTAGTTACAGAACAAGAAGCCGTGTGGCTGAAAGTACTCGCATTGATGCAGAAACTCATGTCAATGGTGACAAAGTAGATGTCAGTATCGAGACAGATAAACTAGAGGCGAAATTACGGCAATTGAGTATAAGGAAGGACACCAATTTAGATATTAATTCCTTGCAAAGAGGCGCAGAACTTCCAGATCATAGAAAAGAACACAAGAACATAACTCCCGTAGGTATAGGTATGAATCCTGAAATAAAGGACACAAGAAGTCAACTAAAATTCATCGATAGAAAATTCAGGGAACATTCAGACATCAATGTAAGAGGAGAATTGAATGATGATAATTCAAACACATCTATTAAATCTGAGAAGTTTAGCATCCTGCAGCAGATAGAAAAGAAGAAAATGGAATTGCAAGAGCTACTGTTGATTCAAGAGAACACAGAGAAACAGCTAAAGATAGAAGAAGAAAGGAGACTAATAGAATTAGAGAAGCAACGAAAGATGTTGCATATGTTGACTGAAAGAGAAAGGGTAATGGATGAAAGAGAACAGAAACTTAAAGATGATGAGAGAGATTTGTTATTGAAGTTTGAAGAACTGAAACGGATAAAGCAAGACGTTGTAAAATCAGAAGAAGAACAGTTTGTTCAGTATAAAGCAATAGAAAGAAATATCATCACTAAAAATGAAGCATTAAACAAGAGAGAATCTGACCTTAGAAAAAAGGAAGAGATAGTTAAAGAGCTTCAGCAGAAATTAGTTCCAGAAGTAAAGAAAGAGACAATTATTCAGCAAACCCCGGAAATTAGTCCATTTTCTGGTGACGAAGCGAAACCTAAGAGTGAGGTCACATTAAACGAGTGGAAAGCCGAGATAAGAAGTTTAATAGCTACAGCATTGTACCCAGAAAAGATGATTACTCAGGCTGTTAGAAAATCATTGAAAGGTCAAGCCAAGAAAGTTCTGTTAAACTTAGATCCAAATGCTAGAGCTGAAGAAATCATAGAAAGGACAGAAGATATATTTGGAGATATGTCTAGTAAACAGACAATTTTCACGGAGTTCTATACTGCATCACAGAAGCCAGACGAATCTATAGCAGATTGGGGCTTACGACTTGAAGAGATTTTGATAAAAGCTTCTACCAAGAAGTCAATAACACCAGATGAGAGAAATGAAATGCTTAAAGATAAATTTTGGAGATCGCTGTATAGCAAGGATATCAAAAACGCAGTTAGAACATCCTTTGAAAGCGGTGACAGTTTTGAAATGCTCAGACGGAAAGCAAGGGCTGAGGAGCACGAAACTAAAATTAGTGCTATAAAGGCTGATATAGCACTGCCTAAACAAGATGAAACTGCAAAGGCGGCGGATAAGCAGACAGAACTTCTTGAAGCTATGATGAAGCAAATGGCCGAATTAAATAAAAAGGTAGAAGActatagaaaagaaaatgaaagtaagccACAAGATGAGCATAGAAATAGAAGATATGGTGGGTACAATAGATGGAATGGTCCAAGGGATTTCAATAGATGGAATGGTTCGAGGGATTACAACAGAGGAGCAAACAGCTATAGGAATCGATTTGACGATAGGAGTCATAAATTAAAAGAGCAAAGCCCAGATACCGATAAGAAGCAAGAGGAAAAGAAAGGAGATATGAAAGTCAAAGAGGAGAAGAAACAAAATTCCGAAAAAGAGTTAAACTAG